A region of Longimicrobium sp. DNA encodes the following proteins:
- a CDS encoding ferritin-like domain-containing protein, producing the protein MAEENITGAELVAELNDLLQLDFDAIAAYTVAIERVESVTYRETLEGFRRDHERHVRELTELVRGAGGTPAEAPHVPTGAFKLAVQAAGAAGSDRALILAFKANEGQSVEKYRRHAERPHSPKVAEVLRRAARDEEKHYEWAETRLKRLDAGPKTAAGKAEAVFEAVHGKSADLIEAAERKAMEVVEKVKKK; encoded by the coding sequence ATGGCGGAAGAGAACATCACGGGGGCGGAGCTGGTCGCCGAGCTGAACGACCTGCTGCAGCTGGACTTCGACGCGATCGCCGCCTACACGGTGGCCATCGAGAGGGTGGAGAGCGTCACCTACCGCGAGACGCTGGAGGGCTTCCGGCGCGACCACGAGCGCCACGTGCGCGAGCTCACCGAGCTGGTGCGCGGCGCGGGCGGCACGCCGGCCGAGGCGCCGCACGTGCCCACGGGCGCCTTCAAGCTGGCCGTGCAGGCCGCCGGCGCCGCGGGGAGCGACCGCGCGCTGATCCTGGCCTTCAAGGCCAACGAGGGGCAGTCGGTGGAGAAGTACCGCCGCCACGCCGAGCGCCCGCACTCGCCGAAGGTGGCCGAGGTGCTCCGGCGCGCCGCCCGCGACGAGGAGAAGCACTACGAGTGGGCCGAGACGCGGCTGAAGCGCCTGGACGCCGGCCCGAAGACCGCCGCGGGGAAGGCCGAGGCCGTCTTCGAGGCCGTCCACGGCAAGTCGGCCGACCTGATCGAGGCCGCCGAGCGCAAGGCGATGGAGGTGGTGGAGAAGGTGAAGAAGAAGTAG